From a region of the Pseudanabaena sp. ABRG5-3 genome:
- a CDS encoding ABC transporter ATP-binding protein has product MIRLENIRKAYRLGEVDVPVLKGIDLEIQSGEYAAIMGMSGSGKSTLMNIIGCLDRPTKGKYYLEDRELTTYNDDELAYIRNRRIGFVFQQFNLLARSTALENVMLPMIYSNIPKEKRRRLAVEALTKVGLSDRLSNRPNQLSGGQQQRVAIARALANRPALILADEPTGALDTHTSHEVMNLLADLNEQGITIVLVTHEPDVAERTRRIIRIQDGLISK; this is encoded by the coding sequence ATGATTCGTTTAGAAAATATCCGCAAAGCCTACCGACTCGGTGAAGTTGATGTTCCCGTTCTCAAAGGCATCGATCTTGAAATTCAGTCAGGGGAATATGCCGCCATCATGGGGATGTCAGGCTCAGGCAAATCCACCCTCATGAATATCATTGGTTGCCTCGATCGCCCGACCAAAGGGAAATATTATCTCGAAGATCGGGAGTTAACCACCTATAACGATGATGAACTCGCCTATATTCGCAATCGTCGCATTGGGTTTGTATTTCAGCAATTTAATCTCCTAGCCCGTTCCACTGCCCTTGAGAACGTAATGTTGCCGATGATTTATTCCAATATTCCCAAAGAAAAGCGTCGTCGTCTGGCTGTCGAAGCTTTGACAAAAGTGGGACTTAGCGATCGCCTGTCCAATCGCCCCAATCAACTATCAGGTGGACAACAGCAACGGGTTGCGATCGCTAGAGCCTTAGCCAATCGCCCTGCCTTAATCCTTGCCGATGAGCCAACGGGAGCCTTAGATACGCATACTTCCCATGAGGTGATGAATTTGCTTGCTGATTTAAATGAGCAAGGAATTACGATTGTGTTAGTCACCCATGAACCAGATGTCGCCGAGAGAACTCGCCGCATTATTCGCATTCAAGATGGATTAATTTCCAAATAA